The Cylindrospermum stagnale PCC 7417 genome segment TGCTTCCATAAAGCCGAGTACAGCAAATTTGCTGGCACAATATGCAGAGTTGTATGCATAGCCAAGTTTACCCGAATCCGAAGCTATCAAAATGATATTGCCTTGGCGTTGATTATAGAAATTAGGTAATACGGCTTGACAACAGAAGAAGGCACCTAGTAAATTGACATCCAACATAGCCTGAAATTCAGCACGCGGTAAGTCAGCAACAAAATATCGACGCTGAATGCCAGCATTCGTCACCAAAATATCGATTTTACCAAAGGTTGTAAGTGTTTGTAACACCATATCAGCCACCGCTTGCTCATGGGTGACATCAATCGGTATAGCGAGTGCGTTTCTACCCAGTTTTTTGATTGCATCCGCAGTTTCAATGGCTAATTCGGGAGATTTGTCAGCAATAATAACATTCGCCCCCTCACTAGCGAAAGTGAGAGCAATTGCCCGGCCGATGCCTTTACCAGCGCCCGTAACAATGGCAACTTTATCAATAAGTTGCTCTGACACTAAATGAATTCCTTTTACAAAATATTGTTATTAGTTTATCAGAAAGCAAGGGGGTATTTTCCGCAGTTTCAGCAGAATGAAGGGGCGACAGTGGCTGAAATAACGGATTTATTGGGTGGTATCAAAACAAAGAAAGTTGGCTTTGAAAGTTTTGGTAATGGGAAATTAGAAAAATCTGATTACCCATTACCCAATTATCAAATTAAGAAGCTTTAGCTGTTCGATAGTTGGCATCTAACCAACAGCGCGGTAGACGTTCACCGGAAGGAAAGACCAGATTTTCTTTTTTAAAAGTATCAGGGTCTTGTTCTTCTTCACCTTCTTGGTCTTGTGCGTGAACGGTAGCACTATTGGGGTCGATTAATTCTTGAAGGTCAAGAATTTTTACCAAATCTTCGGTATCTTTGAGTTGTAAAAACATAATTTATATTTCGCGCTGATACTTTTCTAAAATATCTACAAGGCTGACTTGGCATTGCAGAGGTAATAAATCGATTAAAGAAATTTCCCGTCTGCCGCCGCCAATTTTAACTGGAATTGATGCCAATACTTCCATCACTTGGTCTTCGTTAACAGCTTTGGAAGTAATTAATGGATACAACTGTTCAGCGACAATGCTGTGCAGTTTGGCATCGGATAGATAAAGATGCCACTTAGCAATGTCTATGTAGACGGTTTCGCCAATTTCAGATGCTAGGGCTTCCAGTAGTTCCGTGGTGTTTGTTTTAGCCATAAAATAACCCTATATAAAGAGCAAAAACTCTCAGGCTATTTAGTATTATCGCTCAATTAACTAGGCTGACACTACCCCCACAGGTTACATTTGCCCTAGCTTCAGCAGTCCCTCTTCAGGTGGACTTGGGTGGTGTTTCGGAGTAATTGGCGATCGCCCGAATATAAATCAGATGCACCAACAACACTCCTACCCAACTTAGGGTCAACAACGGCAGCCACTCCCAGGTAGTTGCTTTCAAGATATGGAAAAACCACAACCCAGAATTAATCGTAGCGGCGACTCCTACATGTATGGCAAAATTCATCAGGTCGTCTAACTTGCGGAAATCGGGGTCTTTGCGATCGGGTTTGCGAGGCCAGCGAGGAGGCATAAATATTTGTTACAGACTTTAACACACCATATTCATTTTAAGGGTTTTGGGGGCACGAAGCAAAGCTGTGTTCGACGAGGCAGTCCGAAGGCTACCTGAGATAGCAAGAATTTGGATCACTCTAATTTCTTTTATATCTCGCTTATTTGAAAATTTACTTTTCGTCGTCATGAGGTGTATAACTCTGTTTTAAATTTCAACTAATAACCGGATTTAGTATTATCCAAAGTTACACGTATCAAGTTATAAAAAACTTCATCAACCGAGCGAATGACCTTTTTTATCTGACTTTAGACTCTTATAAGTTAACAATGATTCATCTTTTGATAGAGGATGTAAATACATCAACTTGTGAAGATATAAATAACCTTTATAGGTAGAAGAAAAATGGCTAAAACCAACCCAGTTGAAATCCAAAAACACTTAAAAGGTGTTGACTATCCTGCTGATAAACAAGAATTGATTGATCATGCTAGAAAGCAAGGTGCTGATAGGGAAATTCTCTCATTATTAGAGCAATTGCCAGAAGACGAAGAGTATGAAAGCCCTACCGAACTCAACAAAGCTTTAGGTGAGATTCAGTAGCCTATAATTCTGGCGGGGTA includes the following:
- a CDS encoding SDR family NAD(P)-dependent oxidoreductase; the encoded protein is MSEQLIDKVAIVTGAGKGIGRAIALTFASEGANVIIADKSPELAIETADAIKKLGRNALAIPIDVTHEQAVADMVLQTLTTFGKIDILVTNAGIQRRYFVADLPRAEFQAMLDVNLLGAFFCCQAVLPNFYNQRQGNIILIASDSGKLGYAYNSAYCASKFAVLGFMEALADEARAYKVRVNALCPAGVKTDMGKTLLEADGTPVNDSYFMEPEEVADVALFLASHQSRAIHGQAINVYGGVDYRLMRG
- a CDS encoding DUF3181 family protein; the encoded protein is MAKTNTTELLEALASEIGETVYIDIAKWHLYLSDAKLHSIVAEQLYPLITSKAVNEDQVMEVLASIPVKIGGGRREISLIDLLPLQCQVSLVDILEKYQREI
- a CDS encoding DUF2795 domain-containing protein, which translates into the protein MAKTNPVEIQKHLKGVDYPADKQELIDHARKQGADREILSLLEQLPEDEEYESPTELNKALGEIQ